Proteins encoded together in one Thermus neutrinimicus window:
- a CDS encoding molybdopterin-dependent oxidoreductase: MEKISRRELLKLSSAGALLGPVGLALQEESAHGMEAYEIQLPENTIYSSCLQCNTGCPIKVKLYEGVASKIDGNPLSPWTFRPHLPLTTDLHTLAKVDGALCPKGQAGIQTAYDPYRIRKVLKRAGPRGSGKWEEIPFHQAVKEIAEGGKLFAHLGDERVYPGLKDLWALRDPEVMRRMAQAVRAIWAEKDREKKRALVEKFKEDFKEHLHTLIDPDHPDLGPKNNQVVFAWGRLKAGRSDFIRWFFSQSFGTLNLHGHTTVCQGSLYFTGKAMSEQPTFDASGKLSWSGGAKFYWQADLSKARFVVFVGANVFEGNYGPPLRVGWITERASKGELEYAIVDPRAQKAVKGASRWIAPKPGHDAAIAMGVIRLLMEWGKVDSRFLSAANKAAAKAMGESSWTNATWLVKLKDGRPERLLRASDLGLPKPKAQVGDKEVELDAPVVLQEGRPVALNPNDEKQPVFGDLWVNTTLQGIPVKSALQLIREEAFRHQVRTWAAFAGVQEEDIRFLAEKLAQYGKKAVVDVHRGASQHTNGFYNAFAWFTVNALLGNFDHQGGSVQASTYDITGGKAGGPFPMSRLHPKPLAPFGISIIRHEVKYEDTTLFEGFPAKRPWYPHASDVYQEILPSAAQGYPYPVKILFHYMGSPAYALPGGGEQIQAMLDPDKIPLIVAFDIVVGDTYLFADYIIPDLTYLERWEFHGSHPSIIWKVQPVRQPAIAPIPEEVEVFGERMPISLESFLLALAEHLGLPGFGEKGFANGMPFTHPDHFYLKLAANLAFGERADGSDALPEASEEELEVFRKARRHLPPSVFDEERWQKAIGDPGLFRRTVYLLNRGGRFQEFHKAYAPGDLVANRYGKQVNLFLEKQALSLHPMTGKPYWPLPAYFLPYRDVLGNLLRDPGYGLTLLTHRDILQTKSRTISNYWLLAIKPENEILVNAQDAARLGLRDGQLVKVVSATNPKGEWDLGPFGKKPMVGKVKVVQGLRPGCVAFPLGFGHWAYGASDMVINGQVIKGDPRRAKGVHANAAMRLDPYLKDMALTDVVGGSVVFYETRVNLIPV; the protein is encoded by the coding sequence CTGAGAACACGATCTACTCCAGCTGCCTCCAGTGCAACACCGGCTGCCCCATCAAGGTGAAGCTCTACGAGGGCGTGGCCAGCAAGATCGACGGCAACCCCCTTTCCCCCTGGACCTTCCGCCCCCACCTGCCCCTCACCACCGACCTCCATACCCTGGCCAAGGTGGACGGCGCCCTCTGCCCCAAGGGCCAGGCGGGGATCCAAACCGCCTACGACCCCTACCGTATCCGCAAGGTGCTGAAGCGGGCTGGCCCCCGGGGAAGCGGCAAGTGGGAAGAGATTCCCTTCCATCAGGCGGTGAAGGAGATTGCCGAGGGGGGCAAGCTCTTTGCCCACCTGGGGGACGAAAGGGTCTACCCCGGGCTTAAAGACCTCTGGGCCCTTAGGGACCCCGAGGTCATGCGCCGGATGGCCCAGGCGGTGAGGGCCATCTGGGCGGAAAAGGACCGGGAGAAGAAAAGGGCTCTGGTGGAGAAGTTCAAGGAGGACTTCAAGGAACATCTCCACACCCTCATCGACCCCGACCACCCCGACCTCGGCCCCAAGAACAACCAGGTGGTCTTCGCCTGGGGCAGGCTCAAGGCGGGCCGCTCGGACTTCATCCGCTGGTTCTTCTCGCAAAGCTTCGGCACCCTAAACCTCCACGGCCACACCACCGTCTGCCAGGGCTCCTTGTACTTCACCGGCAAGGCCATGAGCGAACAACCCACCTTTGACGCTTCCGGCAAGCTTTCCTGGTCGGGCGGGGCCAAGTTCTACTGGCAGGCGGATCTGTCCAAGGCCCGCTTCGTGGTGTTCGTGGGGGCCAACGTCTTTGAAGGGAACTACGGTCCTCCCCTCCGGGTAGGTTGGATCACGGAAAGGGCCAGCAAGGGGGAGCTGGAGTACGCCATCGTGGACCCCCGGGCGCAAAAGGCGGTGAAGGGCGCCAGCCGCTGGATCGCCCCCAAGCCCGGCCACGACGCCGCCATCGCCATGGGGGTGATACGGCTTCTGATGGAATGGGGCAAGGTGGATAGCCGATTCCTCTCTGCCGCCAACAAGGCCGCCGCCAAGGCCATGGGCGAATCCAGTTGGACCAACGCCACCTGGCTGGTCAAGCTCAAGGACGGCAGGCCGGAAAGGCTTCTTCGGGCCAGCGACCTGGGCCTTCCCAAACCCAAGGCCCAGGTAGGGGACAAGGAGGTGGAGCTGGACGCCCCTGTAGTCCTCCAGGAGGGCCGCCCTGTAGCCCTTAACCCCAATGACGAGAAGCAGCCGGTCTTCGGTGATCTCTGGGTAAACACCACCTTGCAGGGCATCCCGGTAAAGAGCGCCCTCCAGCTCATCAGGGAAGAAGCCTTCCGGCACCAGGTGCGGACCTGGGCAGCCTTCGCTGGGGTGCAGGAGGAAGACATCCGCTTTCTGGCGGAAAAACTAGCCCAATACGGCAAAAAGGCGGTGGTGGACGTCCACCGCGGGGCCAGCCAACACACCAACGGCTTCTACAACGCCTTCGCTTGGTTTACGGTGAACGCCCTCTTGGGCAACTTTGACCACCAGGGTGGATCCGTACAGGCCAGCACCTACGACATCACCGGGGGCAAGGCGGGAGGTCCTTTCCCCATGAGCAGGCTCCACCCCAAACCCCTGGCTCCATTTGGCATCAGCATCATCCGCCACGAGGTGAAGTACGAGGACACCACCCTCTTTGAGGGCTTCCCCGCCAAGCGCCCCTGGTACCCCCATGCCTCCGACGTCTACCAGGAGATCCTGCCCTCGGCTGCCCAGGGCTACCCGTACCCCGTGAAGATCCTCTTCCACTACATGGGCTCCCCCGCCTATGCCCTGCCTGGGGGAGGCGAACAGATCCAGGCCATGCTGGACCCCGACAAGATCCCCCTCATCGTGGCCTTTGACATCGTGGTGGGGGACACCTACCTCTTCGCCGACTACATCATCCCTGATCTCACCTATCTGGAGCGCTGGGAGTTCCACGGCAGCCATCCCTCCATCATCTGGAAGGTCCAGCCCGTTCGCCAACCCGCCATCGCCCCTATTCCCGAAGAGGTGGAGGTCTTTGGCGAGAGGATGCCCATCTCGTTGGAGAGCTTCCTCCTGGCCTTGGCGGAACACCTGGGCCTGCCGGGCTTCGGGGAAAAGGGGTTCGCCAACGGCATGCCCTTCACCCACCCCGACCACTTCTACCTGAAACTGGCCGCCAACCTGGCCTTTGGGGAGAGAGCAGATGGATCGGATGCCCTTCCCGAGGCCAGTGAGGAGGAGCTCGAGGTCTTCCGCAAGGCCCGCCGCCACCTTCCCCCCTCGGTATTTGACGAGGAACGCTGGCAAAAGGCCATCGGCGACCCAGGCCTTTTCCGCCGCACCGTGTACCTCCTGAACAGGGGCGGGCGCTTCCAGGAGTTCCACAAGGCCTACGCCCCGGGCGACCTGGTGGCTAACCGCTACGGGAAACAGGTCAACCTCTTCCTGGAAAAACAGGCCCTCTCCCTCCACCCCATGACGGGAAAACCGTACTGGCCCCTGCCCGCCTACTTCCTCCCCTACCGGGACGTTCTGGGGAACCTCCTTAGGGACCCTGGGTATGGCCTCACCCTCCTCACCCATCGGGATATCCTCCAGACCAAGAGCCGCACCATCAGCAACTACTGGCTCTTGGCCATAAAACCCGAAAACGAAATCCTGGTGAACGCCCAGGATGCGGCACGGCTTGGCCTACGGGACGGCCAGCTGGTCAAGGTGGTTTCCGCCACCAACCCCAAGGGGGAGTGGGACCTTGGGCCTTTCGGCAAAAAACCCATGGTGGGCAAGGTCAAGGTGGTGCAGGGCCTCAGGCCAGGCTGCGTGGCCTTCCCCTTGGGCTTTGGCCACTGGGCCTATGGGGCCAGCGACATGGTCATCAACGGCCAGGTGATCAAAGGTGACCCCAGGCGGGCCAAGGGCGTGCACGCCAACGCCGCCATGCGCCTGGACCCCTACCTCAAGGACATGGCCCTCACCGACGTGGTGGGAGGGAGCGTGGTCTTCTACGAAACCCGGGTCAATCTGATCCCCGTTTAA